TCGCCAACAGCGTGCCCATAAGGCGCGTCAATCATGGCAATGCGCTCGGGATAATCAGCCTTTCGCTGTAGGGTTCGCCACCGCTCGTCGGCTGTCTCCTGACTCTTGTGGCGACTAATGATTTTTCCCTCCTCGAAAGTCTCGGAGAAGGACTTAGTGATGGTAACGCGCTCCAAGGCAATAACGTAGAACATGGTAATTTCCTCTGGTTCTGAGAGTTTCCGGGCGGAAACACGGGGGCTTTCGCCCCCTCCTGGTTAGTCGAGAAGACGGTAGATTTTGGAGGCCTCTGGATGGTCACCAACGACTTCCATTAGCTTGTCGTAGGTTTCCAAGAGGTATGCGTCTTCCGGGAATTTGTGCATTCCATAGGAACTGGCATAAATGGTCAGAACCAGGCCAGCGGCATCAGCGCTCATGGTTTCATCCGCATAGTTCAGCGGGCTTACCAAGCGCACCGGCTCGTCGGTACTCAGAGACATATAAAGCGCGTCATTCGAG
The genomic region above belongs to Marinobacter salsuginis and contains:
- a CDS encoding antirestriction protein: MTTAQALPEFFTRVPTLQRAETMHQYWGDRCVNLEMFVFSFMNTFNEAYNGGYWDLNITSNDALYMSLSTDEPVRLVSPLNYADETMSADAAGLVLTIYASSYGMHKFPEDAYLLETYDKLMEVVGDHPEASKIYRLLD